From the Flexistipes sp. genome, one window contains:
- the selA gene encoding L-seryl-tRNA(Sec) selenium transferase has product MSKQELYSQIPQMHEIMEQLSSHNYNRSVVKYCADKVLSNLREKISEGKIDIIHKDKVINNIMSSCENFMQGSIKNVINATGIVIHTNLGRSPLSGDLFKKSMETVCGYSNLEYDIDAGSRGDRYHHLSEYLKYLTGAEDALILNNNAAAVFLILNTFAENRECIVSRGELVEIGGSFRIPEVMRKSGAKLQEVGTTNKTKITDYENAVSPETSVIMKVHKSNYVIKGFTEEPPCEQICQLADKNDLISYYDLGSGLISDFGLKFCDEPPVKDVIDKGFDLVSFSGDKLLGGVQAGIIAGKKHLIDKLKGNQLMRMLRVDKITLSLLQNTLKEYINEDYEKIRTLKMFNESLDSLKSRGDDLARIINNLNPDLRLEVVQVTSFTGGGSCPMQEINSYAVQLNTGSISEAEIEKHLREFSPPVICRTADKKIILDLRTISKEEYEDIAGGIDWAVKMSL; this is encoded by the coding sequence TTGTCTAAACAGGAACTTTACAGTCAAATTCCCCAGATGCACGAAATCATGGAACAGCTCAGCAGCCATAACTATAACAGAAGTGTCGTTAAATACTGTGCTGACAAAGTCCTTTCAAATCTCCGGGAAAAAATTTCAGAGGGAAAAATCGATATTATCCACAAGGACAAGGTGATAAATAATATAATGTCATCCTGTGAAAACTTTATGCAGGGCTCTATAAAAAATGTGATAAATGCCACAGGCATTGTAATACATACAAATCTCGGTCGCTCTCCTCTATCCGGCGATTTATTTAAAAAAAGCATGGAGACTGTATGCGGATACTCCAATCTTGAGTATGATATTGATGCAGGAAGCAGGGGGGACAGATATCACCACCTCTCTGAATATTTAAAATATCTTACCGGGGCAGAAGATGCTCTTATACTGAACAATAATGCAGCTGCTGTTTTCCTCATACTGAATACATTTGCCGAAAACCGTGAATGCATCGTCTCCAGGGGAGAGCTTGTAGAAATAGGCGGCAGCTTCAGAATACCCGAAGTGATGAGAAAGAGCGGAGCAAAACTGCAGGAAGTAGGCACTACAAACAAAACAAAAATTACCGATTACGAAAATGCGGTCAGTCCCGAAACATCGGTTATTATGAAAGTACACAAAAGTAATTATGTAATAAAAGGATTTACAGAAGAACCCCCGTGTGAACAAATCTGTCAACTGGCTGATAAAAATGATCTGATAAGTTATTATGATTTGGGAAGCGGTTTGATATCCGATTTCGGTCTCAAATTCTGCGATGAGCCTCCGGTGAAAGATGTTATCGATAAAGGTTTCGATTTGGTAAGTTTCAGCGGTGATAAGCTCTTAGGCGGCGTTCAGGCAGGTATCATCGCAGGCAAAAAACATCTGATTGACAAATTAAAAGGAAATCAGCTGATGCGTATGCTGCGGGTGGATAAAATTACACTTTCACTCCTTCAAAATACTTTAAAGGAATATATAAATGAGGATTACGAAAAAATCAGAACACTAAAAATGTTTAATGAAAGTCTGGATTCTTTAAAATCAAGGGGCGATGATCTGGCACGGATTATTAACAATCTGAACCCTGATTTGAGACTGGAAGTAGTCCAGGTCACTTCATTCACCGGCGGTGGCAGCTGTCCGATGCAGGAAATAAACTCCTATGCCGTACAGCTGAATACAGGCAGCATAAGCGAAGCTGAAATTGAAAAACATCTGAGGGAATTCTCCCCGCCCGTTATCTGCCGAACGGCCGATAAGAAGATCATATTAGATCTGCGTACAATTTCTAAAGAGGAATATGAGGATATAGCCGGAGGAATAGATTGGGCCGTCAAAATGTCATTGTAG